From Virgibacillus natechei, the proteins below share one genomic window:
- a CDS encoding sigma-54 interaction domain-containing protein, which yields MKNASNYLDAVLSMEDDAITIINQHKEVIFWNEAAVQTYNIKESDIIQEQITNFFHDDDLMVLKVLDTKKPVQGTYHRPRKDKHVVVNASPIFTTNNELIGSISVERDITQIVKLNDNLLTTSTELNELRQKVYTDTEENPFSRLKGNSLPLQQTIQLARKAAKTDATTLVLGESGTGKEIVARAIHEASPRKEGPFIPVNCGAIPEALFESELFGYEGGAFTGAERKGKTGKIEMANGGTLFLDEVAELPLDMQVKLLRVLQESIIYKVGSSSGKPINVRFIAATNQNLEQQMVEKQFRSDLFYRLNVIQLTMPPLRQRLNDVPELAKLFLKQFSVQYEVPMPTLEKDAVEALFQYQWPGNVRELRNLIERVIILSEESVIKKQDLLSFFHSSSAPSNLAETANNHSLVQEKEAMEKKRIEEALEQHNGNKTAAANQLGISRVTLYSKLRKYRI from the coding sequence ATGAAGAATGCAAGCAATTATCTAGATGCTGTTCTATCAATGGAGGATGATGCAATAACCATTATTAATCAACATAAAGAAGTAATATTTTGGAATGAAGCTGCTGTTCAAACCTATAACATTAAGGAGTCTGACATTATACAGGAGCAGATAACAAATTTTTTCCATGACGATGATTTAATGGTTTTAAAAGTGCTTGACACGAAGAAACCTGTTCAAGGTACCTATCATCGCCCACGCAAAGATAAACATGTAGTCGTCAATGCTTCCCCTATATTCACAACTAATAACGAATTAATCGGATCCATATCCGTAGAACGGGATATTACACAAATTGTAAAATTAAACGACAACTTGTTAACTACATCTACGGAATTAAATGAATTAAGACAAAAAGTTTATACGGACACAGAAGAAAACCCTTTTTCAAGACTAAAAGGAAACAGCCTTCCGTTACAGCAAACGATTCAACTAGCACGTAAAGCTGCTAAAACAGACGCCACAACACTGGTTCTTGGTGAGAGTGGAACAGGAAAAGAAATAGTAGCAAGGGCGATTCACGAGGCAAGCCCACGCAAAGAAGGTCCTTTCATCCCTGTTAACTGTGGAGCCATACCAGAAGCCTTATTTGAAAGTGAATTGTTTGGCTATGAAGGTGGTGCATTTACAGGTGCAGAGAGAAAAGGAAAAACAGGGAAAATTGAGATGGCAAATGGCGGCACCCTATTCCTCGATGAAGTCGCGGAACTGCCACTGGATATGCAGGTAAAGCTTCTTCGCGTGCTACAGGAATCCATTATTTATAAAGTCGGTAGCTCTTCTGGAAAACCGATAAATGTCCGCTTTATAGCAGCAACGAATCAGAATCTGGAGCAGCAAATGGTTGAGAAACAATTCCGTTCCGATTTATTTTATCGGCTAAACGTTATTCAACTAACTATGCCTCCATTAAGACAGCGACTCAACGACGTTCCAGAATTGGCAAAATTATTTCTTAAACAATTCTCCGTCCAATATGAAGTGCCTATGCCAACACTTGAGAAAGACGCGGTTGAAGCCCTTTTCCAATATCAGTGGCCAGGTAATGTCCGAGAACTACGAAATCTGATCGAACGCGTAATTATCCTATCGGAAGAATCCGTGATCAAAAAGCAGGATCTATTAAGTTTTTTCCATAGTAGTTCTGCTCCTAGTAATCTAGCAGAGACAGCCAACAATCATTCTTTAGTCCAGGAAAAGGAAGCGATGGAGAAAAAGCGAATTGAAGAGGCGCTGGAGCAACATAATGGAAACAAAACAGCAGCCGCTAATCAGTTAGGCATTTCCAGGGTTACGCTATATAGTAAATTGAGGAAATACAGGATTTGA
- the pruA gene encoding L-glutamate gamma-semialdehyde dehydrogenase, whose amino-acid sequence MVLPFIHEPFTDFKDETNQKEFEAALKKVKSELGKDYPLVINGEKIYTDDKLVSVNPSNKNQVVGSVSKATTQHVDQAMKAANEALKTWRTWTPEERAEVLYRAAAIVRRRKHEFSAWLVYDAGKPWDQADGDTAEGIDFMEYYAREMVELGKGKEINDRVGENNTYFYQPMGPGVTIPPWNFAFAIVCGTTVAPIVAGNPVLLKPSENTPVIAYKLVEALEEAGLPKGVLSFVPGDPKEIGDYLVDHPQTHFVNFTGSRATGVRIMERAAKVQEGQNFLKRVVAEMGGKDTIIVDNDADLDLAADSIVNSAFGFSGQKCSACSRAIIHKDVYDEVLEKSIELTKALTVGNTSEDNVYMGPVVNQKQLEKIRDYIEVGKDEGVLAYGGETDDSEGYFVHPTIFKDLDPKARIMQEEIFGPVVGFTKAENFDELLDIANNTEYGLTGAVISNNRSHLNRARYEFHVGNLYFNRGCTAAIVGYQPFGGFKMSGTDSKAGGPDYLQHFLEAKTVTEKF is encoded by the coding sequence TTGGTTTTACCATTTATACATGAACCATTTACTGATTTTAAGGATGAAACGAATCAAAAAGAATTTGAGGCGGCACTCAAGAAAGTGAAAAGTGAGTTAGGCAAAGACTATCCATTGGTTATTAATGGTGAAAAAATTTACACGGATGATAAGTTGGTATCTGTTAACCCTTCAAATAAAAATCAAGTAGTTGGAAGCGTTTCTAAAGCAACAACGCAACATGTGGATCAGGCTATGAAAGCGGCAAATGAGGCACTTAAAACATGGAGAACATGGACACCTGAAGAACGCGCTGAAGTCCTATATAGAGCGGCAGCCATTGTTCGTCGCAGGAAGCATGAGTTTTCTGCATGGTTAGTGTATGATGCAGGCAAACCTTGGGATCAGGCTGATGGAGATACAGCTGAAGGTATCGATTTCATGGAATATTACGCTCGTGAAATGGTTGAACTAGGCAAAGGAAAAGAAATTAATGATCGTGTAGGTGAAAATAATACGTATTTCTATCAACCAATGGGACCAGGTGTAACGATTCCACCATGGAACTTTGCGTTTGCTATTGTATGTGGAACTACAGTTGCACCAATAGTTGCAGGTAATCCAGTATTACTAAAACCGTCTGAAAATACGCCAGTAATTGCTTATAAACTAGTGGAGGCACTAGAAGAAGCTGGTCTGCCAAAAGGTGTTCTAAGTTTTGTGCCAGGTGACCCTAAAGAAATCGGTGATTACCTTGTTGATCATCCGCAAACTCATTTTGTGAACTTTACTGGTTCGCGTGCAACAGGTGTCCGAATTATGGAACGCGCTGCGAAAGTACAGGAAGGCCAGAATTTCCTGAAACGTGTAGTCGCTGAAATGGGTGGTAAAGATACGATCATTGTTGATAATGATGCAGATCTTGATTTAGCTGCGGATTCAATCGTGAATTCTGCTTTTGGTTTCTCTGGTCAGAAATGTTCTGCTTGTTCAAGAGCCATTATTCATAAAGATGTTTATGATGAAGTGTTGGAGAAATCTATTGAACTAACGAAAGCATTAACAGTGGGCAATACAAGTGAAGATAATGTGTACATGGGGCCTGTTGTTAATCAAAAACAATTAGAAAAAATCCGAGATTATATTGAAGTAGGTAAGGATGAGGGAGTGCTTGCCTACGGAGGAGAAACGGATGATTCGGAAGGATATTTTGTGCATCCGACAATCTTTAAAGACTTAGATCCAAAAGCAAGAATCATGCAGGAAGAGATTTTTGGCCCAGTAGTTGGATTTACCAAAGCAGAAAACTTTGATGAGTTACTTGATATTGCGAATAATACAGAATATGGATTAACTGGTGCTGTTATTTCGAATAACCGTTCACATTTAAATCGTGCTCGTTATGAATTTCATGTTGGTAATCTTTATTTCAATCGTGGATGCACGGCAGCAATTGTTGGTTATCAGCCGTTTGGTGGATTCAAAATGTCTGGTACGGACTCAAAAGCAGGCGGGCCGGATTACTTGCAACATTTCCTAGAAGCTAAAACAGTAACAGAAAAATTTTAA
- a CDS encoding proline dehydrogenase family protein: MSNLTRDFFIGLSNNEYLNKTAKKWGFRLGADKFVAGTNIESVTNIVKELNSHGITCTLDRLGEFVSEREEATEAKEGCINLLEKIKSENLNCHVSIKLTQLGLDIDENFCVNNMQEILQVANAYNIFINIDMEDYARYEQTFDVLHILRKEYDNIGTVIQSYLHRTESDLDQLQDVRLRLVKGAYKESEKVAYQDKKKIDRNFIQLAKTRLLGRTFTSIATHDHHLIEELIDFIRANNIDQEMFEFQMLYGFRNDMQYSLAEEGYNFCTYIPFGIDWFGYFMRRMAERPQNINLVMKDTLYTKDNKLKKKPVIAGGVAAILFVLLLWKRKKNK; this comes from the coding sequence ATGTCCAATCTAACAAGAGATTTTTTCATAGGTTTGTCCAATAATGAATATTTAAATAAAACTGCAAAAAAATGGGGATTCCGACTGGGCGCAGACAAGTTTGTTGCTGGTACTAATATTGAAAGCGTTACAAATATTGTTAAAGAGCTGAACAGCCATGGTATCACTTGCACACTCGATCGCTTGGGAGAATTTGTATCCGAACGAGAAGAGGCTACTGAAGCGAAAGAGGGATGCATCAATCTCTTAGAAAAAATAAAATCAGAAAATTTAAATTGTCATGTGTCGATAAAGTTAACCCAATTAGGATTAGATATTGACGAGAATTTTTGCGTGAACAATATGCAAGAAATTTTGCAGGTTGCGAATGCATACAATATATTTATTAATATTGATATGGAGGACTATGCGCGTTATGAACAAACCTTCGATGTCCTTCATATTTTAAGAAAAGAATATGATAATATTGGCACGGTGATACAGTCCTATCTTCATCGCACAGAATCAGATTTGGATCAATTACAGGATGTACGACTTAGATTGGTGAAGGGGGCTTATAAAGAAAGCGAAAAAGTTGCTTATCAAGATAAAAAGAAGATCGACCGTAATTTCATCCAGTTGGCTAAAACAAGGCTACTTGGGCGAACTTTCACCTCGATTGCAACGCATGATCACCATTTAATTGAGGAATTAATAGATTTTATCCGTGCCAACAATATTGATCAAGAGATGTTCGAATTTCAGATGCTCTATGGCTTTAGAAATGATATGCAATATAGTTTGGCAGAGGAAGGCTACAATTTCTGTACGTATATACCATTTGGCATAGACTGGTTTGGGTATTTTATGCGCCGAATGGCAGAGCGTCCGCAAAACATTAATTTGGTTATGAAGGACACACTTTATACGAAAGATAACAAGCTGAAGAAAAAGCCGGTTATAGCTGGTGGAGTTGCTGCTATCTTGTTCGTGTTGTTGTTATGGAAAAGGAAAAAGAATAAATGA
- a CDS encoding UPF0182 family membrane protein gives MSQQQIEKFKKLGSRFGIIVGILIFLLVVGVIGFQWIVDYIWMDSLDFGNVYTTILGSKVMLGVVGFILFSVVTYFTLFWIRRSYTKHFDSHQLPPIILKRKIMNALLLGVAIIAGALGSLIVQGVGWEPALKLLNYASFGQTDPYFNMDISFYMFVLPFLEFIVYLLLGLGIFFLIVEVGAYSVFNMYRMSRSAQLHMGITLGIIGVLLAFNHLLEPYGTLLTNQVNVFQQSVVHGLSYTDNLINIPSSYILAGVAIIGTVWVIVALVRGKLNSMLIPIVAYVVLVIAGQLVSAGVQNFVVSPNEFSQEEQYLEHNLNFTQAAYDLDNIEERENPGNDSLDEEMIERNELTMDNVRVNDSRPLLDVYNQLQTFRTYYQFNDVDIDRYEIDGEYEQVFIGARELSTEDLPEQAQTWLNQTLRYTHGYGVTMSHVNEITSQGQPEYMLQNVPPEGDLDITRPQIYFGEEDYGNVIVNSEVDEFDYPSGDENMTSRYEEEAGIQLNGMNRLLFSLNEGSFRMLVSDQVTGDSQFLATRNIMDRVNRIAPFFEYDQDPYIFVRDDGSLAWMLDAYLTAESYPYSEGYDGNNNYIRNSVKVTIDAYTGEVDFYIANPDDPLLQTYHNMFPELFTEEIPQDVQAHFRYPERLFTIQASMYGTYHMSDLEVFYNREDVWEFPTELYFDEDIEMEPYYVTMELPEYEEEEFILMMPFTPRNRQNMIAWMGVRNDGEHYGEKFVYNFPKQKNVYGPQQIENRINQDSRISQELNLWAQGGSEVIRGNLLALPIEDTVMYVEPIYIESSNETSLPEVKQVVLAYEDHIVMEETFDQSLEQMLTLIDPETEVDEDQIDEEIEESEEPTGPSIELEEELEEFSGLFNDYQNALSEGNWNEAAEIMTELETKINESE, from the coding sequence ATGAGTCAGCAACAAATAGAAAAATTTAAAAAGCTCGGTAGTCGTTTCGGCATTATTGTTGGGATACTGATCTTTCTTCTCGTAGTCGGAGTTATTGGGTTTCAATGGATTGTCGATTATATATGGATGGATTCGCTTGATTTCGGTAACGTGTATACTACCATTTTAGGCAGTAAAGTAATGCTTGGAGTAGTTGGTTTTATCTTATTTTCGGTAGTTACTTATTTCACGCTATTTTGGATAAGAAGGTCCTATACGAAACATTTTGATTCGCATCAACTGCCACCTATTATTCTGAAACGGAAAATAATGAATGCTTTGCTTTTGGGAGTTGCGATTATTGCCGGAGCACTTGGAAGTTTAATTGTGCAAGGAGTTGGCTGGGAACCTGCCTTGAAACTTTTAAACTATGCTTCATTTGGACAAACAGATCCGTATTTTAATATGGATATATCATTCTATATGTTTGTACTTCCATTCTTAGAGTTTATTGTATATCTATTACTAGGTTTGGGAATCTTTTTCCTCATTGTGGAAGTTGGAGCGTATTCCGTTTTTAATATGTACAGAATGAGTCGTTCAGCTCAACTGCATATGGGAATAACGCTAGGTATCATTGGGGTACTTTTGGCTTTTAATCACTTACTTGAGCCATATGGAACATTGTTGACGAATCAGGTAAACGTTTTTCAGCAGAGTGTCGTGCACGGATTAAGTTACACGGATAATTTAATTAACATACCAAGTTCTTATATATTGGCAGGAGTTGCAATTATCGGTACTGTTTGGGTGATTGTTGCTTTAGTAAGAGGGAAGCTTAATTCGATGCTAATTCCAATTGTGGCGTATGTCGTATTAGTAATTGCGGGGCAACTCGTATCTGCTGGTGTTCAGAATTTTGTCGTCTCACCAAATGAATTTTCCCAGGAAGAACAATATTTGGAGCATAACCTTAACTTTACGCAGGCTGCTTATGATCTAGATAATATAGAAGAAAGAGAAAATCCAGGGAATGATTCGTTGGATGAGGAAATGATAGAACGCAATGAATTGACGATGGATAATGTGCGGGTTAATGATTCTAGGCCGCTGCTTGATGTATATAATCAATTGCAGACATTCCGTACGTATTATCAGTTTAATGATGTTGATATTGATCGGTATGAAATTGATGGTGAATATGAACAAGTCTTTATCGGTGCAAGAGAATTAAGTACGGAAGATTTACCTGAACAAGCACAGACATGGTTGAATCAAACGTTGAGATACACGCATGGATACGGGGTTACAATGAGCCATGTTAATGAGATAACGTCACAAGGTCAACCGGAATATATGCTGCAAAACGTTCCACCAGAAGGGGACCTGGATATAACTCGTCCACAGATTTACTTTGGGGAAGAGGATTATGGAAATGTAATTGTTAATAGTGAAGTCGATGAATTCGATTATCCTTCAGGTGACGAAAACATGACCAGTCGCTACGAAGAAGAAGCGGGAATCCAGCTAAATGGAATGAATAGACTGCTGTTTTCATTGAATGAGGGTTCTTTCCGTATGTTAGTTTCCGATCAGGTGACTGGAGATAGCCAGTTTCTTGCAACAAGGAATATTATGGATCGTGTCAATCGAATTGCACCGTTTTTCGAATATGATCAAGACCCGTATATCTTTGTCAGAGATGACGGAAGTCTTGCCTGGATGCTCGATGCTTATTTAACGGCAGAAAGCTATCCGTATTCGGAGGGTTATGACGGCAATAATAATTACATTAGAAATTCAGTTAAAGTAACGATTGATGCATATACCGGTGAGGTCGATTTCTATATAGCGAATCCGGATGACCCACTATTACAAACATATCACAATATGTTCCCGGAACTTTTTACAGAGGAAATTCCACAGGATGTACAGGCCCACTTCCGTTATCCTGAGAGACTCTTTACCATTCAGGCCTCGATGTACGGGACTTATCATATGTCTGATCTAGAAGTATTCTATAATCGAGAAGATGTCTGGGAGTTCCCGACAGAGCTATACTTTGATGAAGATATTGAGATGGAGCCGTATTATGTTACGATGGAACTGCCTGAGTATGAGGAGGAAGAATTTATTCTGATGATGCCATTCACACCTCGAAACCGTCAGAATATGATTGCCTGGATGGGCGTGCGTAATGACGGGGAACATTATGGTGAAAAGTTTGTATATAATTTCCCTAAACAGAAAAACGTATATGGTCCACAGCAAATTGAAAATCGTATTAATCAAGATAGTAGGATTTCTCAAGAGTTGAACCTCTGGGCACAAGGTGGTTCAGAAGTTATACGTGGAAACTTGCTTGCTCTTCCGATTGAGGACACGGTCATGTATGTAGAGCCAATCTATATTGAGTCTTCCAATGAAACCTCACTGCCTGAAGTGAAACAGGTTGTCCTTGCTTATGAGGATCACATTGTCATGGAAGAAACATTTGATCAGTCTTTAGAACAAATGCTGACACTCATTGATCCTGAAACCGAGGTTGATGAGGATCAAATAGATGAGGAAATCGAAGAATCAGAAGAGCCGACAGGGCCATCTATAGAATTAGAAGAGGAATTAGAAGAGTTTTCAGGTCTGTTTAATGATTATCAAAATGCACTATCTGAAGGAAATTGGAATGAAGCTGCAGAAATTATGACAGAGCTTGAAACCAAAATAAATGAATCAGAATAA
- the tenA gene encoding thiaminase II translates to MSNLFTDQLWKRVEPIWNSYLEHPFVKGIGEGWLDHDKFKHWLKQDYVYLIEYSRLFALGSAKADDLKTMTAFAKLLYGTLDMEMELHREYASKFGISNDELEATRLGSTTTAYTSYMLNVSQRGGVENVVASVLACAWSYNFIGKELAKWPGALDHEFFGRWVKMYSSDEFTKIAEDCKHLINEITKGKPERELAMLEDIVVKTSLFEYMFWDMAESKEDWPINL, encoded by the coding sequence ATGAGCAACTTATTTACGGATCAATTGTGGAAAAGAGTAGAACCAATTTGGAATTCTTACTTGGAACATCCTTTTGTTAAAGGTATTGGTGAAGGATGGTTAGATCACGATAAATTTAAGCATTGGTTGAAACAGGACTATGTCTACTTGATCGAGTACTCCCGTTTATTTGCCTTAGGAAGTGCCAAAGCGGACGATTTAAAAACAATGACAGCATTTGCGAAGCTTCTGTATGGTACGCTGGATATGGAAATGGAATTGCATCGTGAATATGCTAGTAAATTTGGTATTTCAAATGATGAGCTTGAAGCAACTAGGCTGGGATCTACTACAACGGCGTATACCAGTTATATGTTGAATGTATCTCAGCGTGGTGGAGTTGAAAATGTTGTGGCATCCGTACTTGCGTGTGCATGGAGTTATAACTTTATAGGAAAGGAACTTGCAAAATGGCCAGGAGCATTAGATCATGAATTTTTTGGTCGTTGGGTGAAAATGTATTCTTCTGATGAATTCACAAAAATAGCCGAGGATTGTAAGCATCTGATAAATGAAATAACGAAAGGTAAACCGGAACGTGAATTAGCTATGTTAGAAGATATTGTGGTCAAAACAAGTTTATTTGAATATATGTTCTGGGATATGGCAGAAAGTAAAGAGGATTGGCCAATTAATTTATAA
- the ssuE gene encoding NADPH-dependent FMN reductase gives MGEIVVLSGSPSEFSRSDHVLKYLGTLLKQENFSVTHISIKDVPQEDLFLGKFDSPVIQDIATSIQNARGVIVGTPVYKGAYSGVLKALLDILPEDVLKHTPVLPLMTGGSPSHLLAIEYTLKPVLATLKGQNLKGLYLLDSQIDKYKEHPIVDEEILQRTKKQLFYLIELVNNQASLVSISK, from the coding sequence ATGGGTGAAATTGTTGTATTATCGGGAAGTCCTTCAGAATTTTCCCGTTCCGATCATGTGCTTAAATATTTAGGAACCTTACTTAAACAGGAGAATTTTTCAGTGACACATATTTCGATCAAGGATGTGCCACAAGAAGATTTATTTTTAGGAAAGTTTGACAGCCCTGTTATTCAAGATATAGCCACGTCAATCCAAAATGCTAGAGGAGTCATCGTGGGAACGCCAGTATACAAGGGAGCTTATTCAGGCGTCCTTAAAGCATTACTGGATATTCTGCCGGAAGATGTGCTCAAGCACACACCAGTGTTGCCACTAATGACAGGTGGAAGTCCCTCTCATTTACTGGCAATTGAGTATACATTGAAACCAGTATTAGCGACATTAAAGGGGCAGAACTTGAAAGGGCTCTATTTACTTGATAGTCAAATTGATAAATATAAGGAACATCCTATTGTTGATGAGGAAATCTTACAGCGAACGAAAAAGCAACTTTTTTATCTTATCGAATTAGTAAATAATCAAGCTAGTCTTGTTTCGATTTCGAAGTAA
- a CDS encoding LLM class flavin-dependent oxidoreductase, with amino-acid sequence MVKKRIYLNAFDMNTPGHQSPGLWTHPDDESYRYKDSDYWIELAKILEKGRFDAIFLADVLGTYDVYNGSRDAAVSQGAQAPVNDPSLVVPLMAAVTKHLGFGVTASVTHEHPYTFARRITTLDHLTKGRTGWNIVTSYLKSAAINMGFADQVKHDERYDIAAEYLEVVYKLWEESWEHDAVKVDKEKGIYSDPDKVHDINHDGKYFKVPGAHLSEPSPQRTPVIYQAGASAKGRAFAAKNAECVFIGAPTISATKDTVDKLHADIEKAGRSPEEVKILTMFTPIVGQTEEEANRKFNDYKNHISQEGAFALFGGWTGIDLSEYDKEENLRYVESDAIQSAVENLTKIDPDKPSTAEDIKDFVGIGGMGPYTVGSPEQVADTMESWVNEAGVDGFNIAYAVTPGTFKDFVEYVVPILQDRGLVQKEYEGTTLRDSLFSQGDQLPAHHPGKNTKGVLVT; translated from the coding sequence ATGGTAAAAAAGAGAATTTACCTGAATGCATTTGATATGAATACGCCTGGACATCAGTCACCTGGGTTATGGACCCACCCAGATGATGAGTCTTATCGTTATAAGGATAGTGATTACTGGATAGAACTGGCTAAAATTTTAGAAAAAGGTCGGTTTGATGCGATTTTTCTTGCGGATGTGTTGGGAACGTATGATGTGTATAACGGATCAAGGGATGCAGCTGTTAGTCAAGGGGCACAGGCTCCGGTCAATGATCCGTCACTCGTTGTTCCATTAATGGCAGCAGTAACGAAGCACCTTGGCTTTGGTGTGACAGCTTCTGTCACGCATGAGCACCCCTATACATTTGCTCGTCGTATAACGACATTGGATCATTTAACAAAGGGGCGTACCGGGTGGAACATTGTTACTTCTTATTTAAAAAGTGCAGCAATCAATATGGGATTTGCGGATCAAGTTAAACATGATGAGCGATATGATATAGCTGCAGAATATTTAGAGGTTGTCTATAAGCTTTGGGAAGAAAGCTGGGAACACGATGCTGTTAAGGTGGATAAAGAAAAGGGTATTTATTCAGATCCTGACAAGGTTCATGATATCAACCACGATGGAAAATACTTTAAAGTTCCAGGTGCACACTTAAGCGAGCCCTCTCCACAGCGCACACCTGTTATTTATCAAGCAGGGGCATCTGCGAAAGGTCGTGCATTTGCAGCTAAAAATGCGGAATGTGTGTTCATCGGTGCACCAACGATTTCCGCAACGAAAGATACGGTTGATAAATTGCATGCTGATATCGAGAAAGCTGGAAGATCACCAGAAGAAGTGAAAATCCTTACGATGTTCACACCAATAGTCGGACAAACGGAAGAAGAAGCGAACCGTAAATTTAATGATTATAAAAATCACATCAGCCAGGAAGGGGCATTTGCCCTATTTGGTGGATGGACCGGTATTGATCTATCCGAATACGACAAGGAAGAAAATTTACGCTATGTAGAGAGTGATGCGATTCAGTCTGCAGTAGAAAATCTCACGAAAATAGATCCTGATAAACCATCAACCGCAGAAGACATTAAAGATTTTGTAGGGATTGGCGGAATGGGTCCTTATACCGTTGGGTCACCAGAACAAGTAGCTGATACGATGGAATCGTGGGTTAATGAAGCTGGAGTTGATGGTTTTAATATTGCATATGCAGTGACTCCAGGAACCTTTAAGGACTTTGTTGAATATGTAGTACCAATTCTTCAGGATAGAGGATTGGTTCAAAAAGAATATGAAGGAACAACACTAAGAGATAGTTTATTTAGTCAAGGAGATCAATTGCCGGCACATCACCCTGGAAAAAATACGAAAGGCGTGCTGGTAACCTAA
- a CDS encoding hydroxymethylglutaryl-CoA lyase, translated as MRNWPDFVEIKEVSPRDGLQNEKGWISTDDKVAWINILSDSGVKEIEYSSFVHPKWIPNLSDAREVGKQIKRNPNVFYSALVPNMKGLEHALEAGIDGASVFMSASETHNKKNINKSIAETFPVLQEVIQEAKQERKRVTGYVSTVFDCPFEGKVTPAQVIRVCDQLFAYGVDDISLGDTIGSAVPSQVDQLLEAVLSRYPKEKIIMHFHDTRGMAIANILRCLQYGITRFDSSVGGLGGCPYAPGAAGNVATNDVLYLLHGLDVKTGIRELKIQEAALFIQSKLGKDLPSKALAHYVSTA; from the coding sequence ATGAGAAATTGGCCAGATTTTGTTGAGATAAAAGAAGTGTCACCTCGTGATGGCTTGCAGAATGAAAAAGGTTGGATTTCTACTGATGATAAGGTTGCTTGGATTAATATACTTTCAGATTCAGGTGTAAAGGAGATTGAATACTCGTCGTTTGTGCATCCAAAATGGATACCTAATCTGTCCGATGCACGGGAAGTTGGAAAGCAGATCAAAAGGAATCCGAATGTTTTCTATTCAGCACTTGTACCAAATATGAAAGGGCTTGAACATGCTTTGGAAGCTGGTATAGATGGCGCTTCGGTGTTCATGTCTGCTAGTGAGACGCATAATAAGAAAAACATTAATAAATCAATAGCAGAAACGTTTCCTGTGCTCCAGGAAGTTATTCAAGAGGCGAAACAAGAGAGAAAACGTGTAACGGGATATGTTTCAACCGTATTTGATTGTCCGTTTGAAGGGAAGGTTACACCAGCACAAGTCATCCGTGTTTGTGATCAATTGTTTGCGTATGGCGTTGACGATATATCGCTTGGTGATACAATCGGTTCCGCCGTACCTTCACAAGTGGATCAGTTGCTTGAAGCGGTCTTATCCCGCTATCCGAAAGAAAAAATCATTATGCATTTTCATGACACAAGGGGAATGGCTATTGCTAATATCCTGAGATGCTTGCAATATGGTATAACGCGATTTGATAGTTCCGTTGGAGGTTTGGGTGGTTGTCCTTATGCACCGGGAGCAGCAGGCAATGTAGCAACGAATGATGTATTATACCTTCTTCATGGTTTAGACGTGAAAACCGGCATTCGGGAACTTAAAATACAAGAGGCTGCCTTGTTTATCCAAAGTAAACTGGGAAAGGATCTGCCGAGTAAGGCTCTCGCCCATTATGTAAGTACAGCATAA
- a CDS encoding helix-turn-helix domain-containing protein → MGKKIKQMRLRSKKTQQQIADECEISKSLLSKIENGQTASAIATLSKISEALQVPLSWVLDDKLEQELVLLPKAHRQSKVGDENMGYSYELLANRSQFNGVEPTIVHVTPKATNDRQETYTHSQDEFIFIIEGSIHLYYDGNHHYMEKGDSAYFQGSKAHLFIPVDNDGAKVLTLFIDSPL, encoded by the coding sequence ATAGGAAAAAAAATAAAACAAATGCGATTAAGAAGTAAAAAAACACAACAGCAAATTGCCGATGAATGCGAGATCTCCAAAAGCCTATTATCCAAAATTGAAAATGGGCAAACCGCTTCAGCAATTGCCACTCTTTCAAAAATAAGTGAAGCTTTGCAGGTTCCTCTCTCATGGGTGTTAGATGATAAATTAGAGCAAGAGCTCGTGCTACTCCCGAAGGCGCACAGGCAATCTAAAGTTGGAGACGAGAATATGGGTTACTCCTATGAACTACTTGCAAATAGATCCCAATTTAATGGGGTTGAACCAACTATTGTTCATGTTACCCCAAAGGCTACGAATGACCGTCAAGAAACGTATACCCATTCCCAGGATGAGTTTATATTTATTATCGAAGGTTCTATTCACTTATATTATGATGGCAATCATCATTATATGGAAAAAGGTGATAGTGCTTATTTCCAAGGATCGAAAGCTCATTTATTTATCCCAGTAGACAATGATGGAGCAAAAGTATTAACATTATTTATCGATAGTCCATTATAA